The window TCGAAGCATAAATACTTGGTCTTGAATGTTTCCTTTTTTTATTAAAATTTACCATTATGTTTTTGTAATACTTATACAAAACATTAACTTAAGGTGCGGATTTACATTATAGTTTAAATAAAATTTCACTGTAATTGGTAAATCTTATTGATCTTATGGCATGATTACAAAGAGGCTTGTAATCTATCACTTTTCTACTGGTTATTGGATGTCAATGTACTCTAAAAAATTTCGTGAAATATTAAAACATATTTTTTACAGCCGTAGAACATTGGGTAGGTATTATTCTTTAAAACGAATAAAGAATCATGATTTTACCATAATCTCAGACAATTGCTGGGGCCGGGGAGTATATAAATTCTTAGGCTTACCTTGCAATACTCCAACTGCAGGCATGGGTATTGAAAGAGATTATTTAGATTTTATAGAAAATTTAAATAGCGAATCTGCAGATGAAGTCACCGAATTGGATGAAAGTCATTGCGAAGCCATTGCCGGAAGAACTTATCCAATTGGAAGGACCCCATACGCAAAACTTCATTTTTTTCGTTACAATAATTTCACGGTCGCTCAAAGATTATTTCGAATGAGGTTTAAAAATATTAATAAGGAAAACCTTTATTACAAGATCGATTTTGATTACTACAATTGTCGAAATAAAGAAGATATAGAACGTTGGAATAAAATGCAGCTCCCCAATAGTGTTGCCTTTTATTCAGACGAAACCTTAAAATTTTATTCAGGAAAAATTCACAATGGTGTTTACATAAAAAAGAAAATGCACCCCCTAAATAATTTCCATTTCGGTTTTAATCAAAAATATTTCGATTTTATAACCTGGCTAAACACCGGAATACCCAATCAAACTCTCAAGTATAAAGTGCTAAATTTCATTTTATTAGACGATGGTATAAACATTTTTATTGCTAAGTCTCTTAGATCAACTTTCAAGAAAATATCACCCAAAATTCTCAAAAGAGCTTGACTTTAAACAACTTACGAATTATTATATTAACTTATCTTGAGTTTGTATAGAATAACCAACAAATCCTAAAATGAAACTTGAATTCAAAAATAAACCAATCCGATTTTTAACCATACTAATATTAGCCATTAGCACTTCTGGTTTCATTATCAATGAAACCAGGCAACATCATCTGAACATCTCTCCTCCTACAGAAGTTGAGATACACCCTCAAAAACTAAGCAATTTCACTTTAAAAGAAGGTGAAACTTACCAATTGGTAAATTCATCCATTAAA of the Cyclobacterium marinum DSM 745 genome contains:
- a CDS encoding DUF1919 domain-containing protein yields the protein MYSKKFREILKHIFYSRRTLGRYYSLKRIKNHDFTIISDNCWGRGVYKFLGLPCNTPTAGMGIERDYLDFIENLNSESADEVTELDESHCEAIAGRTYPIGRTPYAKLHFFRYNNFTVAQRLFRMRFKNINKENLYYKIDFDYYNCRNKEDIERWNKMQLPNSVAFYSDETLKFYSGKIHNGVYIKKKMHPLNNFHFGFNQKYFDFITWLNTGIPNQTLKYKVLNFILLDDGINIFIAKSLRSTFKKISPKILKRA